From Rhizobium sp. NZLR1, a single genomic window includes:
- a CDS encoding BMP family ABC transporter substrate-binding protein, giving the protein MKKTLLTLLAVAAMSTTALAADVKPALVYGTGGKFDKSFNEAAYNGAEKFKAETGIAYRDFEPTGDTQGEQAIRNFASRGFNPVVAVSFAWTSAIEKVAAEFPDTKFIIVDSVVDKPNVRSVVYKEEEGSYLVGVLAGMASKTGKVGFVGGMDIPLIRKFECGYEQGARAAKADVEVFQNMTGTTGAAWNDPVRGGELTKNQIDQGADVIYAAAGATGLGVLQTAADNKKLSIGVDSNQNHLHPGSVLTSMVKRVDLAVYNAYTDTKNDKFTGGVQALGVKEEGVGAAIDDNNKSLITPEMQAAVDKAKADIIAGTIKVHDYTSDNACPK; this is encoded by the coding sequence ATGAAAAAAACCCTTCTCACTCTCCTTGCCGTGGCTGCCATGTCGACGACGGCGCTCGCTGCCGATGTCAAGCCGGCGCTGGTTTACGGCACCGGCGGGAAGTTCGATAAGTCCTTCAACGAGGCGGCCTACAACGGCGCCGAGAAGTTCAAGGCCGAGACCGGCATTGCCTATCGCGACTTCGAGCCGACGGGCGACACCCAGGGCGAACAGGCCATCCGCAACTTTGCAAGCCGCGGTTTCAATCCGGTGGTAGCCGTTTCCTTCGCCTGGACCTCGGCCATCGAGAAGGTCGCAGCCGAATTCCCCGACACCAAGTTCATCATCGTCGACTCCGTCGTCGATAAACCGAACGTTCGCTCGGTGGTCTACAAGGAAGAAGAAGGCTCTTACCTCGTCGGCGTTCTCGCCGGCATGGCATCGAAGACCGGCAAGGTCGGCTTCGTCGGCGGCATGGACATTCCGCTGATCCGCAAGTTCGAATGTGGCTATGAACAGGGCGCACGCGCCGCCAAGGCCGATGTCGAAGTTTTCCAGAACATGACCGGCACCACGGGTGCAGCCTGGAATGACCCGGTTCGCGGCGGCGAACTCACCAAGAACCAGATCGATCAGGGCGCCGATGTCATCTACGCGGCAGCTGGTGCTACCGGTCTCGGCGTTCTGCAGACGGCCGCCGACAACAAGAAGCTTTCGATCGGCGTCGATTCCAACCAGAACCATCTGCATCCGGGCTCTGTTCTGACCTCGATGGTCAAGCGCGTCGATCTCGCCGTCTACAACGCCTATACCGACACTAAGAACGACAAGTTCACCGGTGGCGTCCAGGCGCTCGGCGTCAAGGAAGAGGGTGTCGGCGCAGCGATCGACGACAACAACAAGTCGTTGATCACGCCGGAAATGCAGGCGGCCGTCGACAAGGCCAAGGCCGATATCATCGCGGGGACCATCAAGGTTCACGATTACACCTCGGACAACGCTTGCCCGAAGTGA
- a CDS encoding ABC transporter ATP-binding protein has protein sequence MTDKPAIELVGIDKKFGAVHANKDINLTVARGTIHGIIGENGAGKSTLMSIIYGFYHADSGEIRVNGNPVTIRDSQAAIATGIGMVHQHFMLVDNFTVLENIMLGAEGGMLLARGVASARAELKRLETEYGLEVDPDALIEELPVGLQQRVEILKAMYRGAEILILDEPTGVLTPAEADHLFRILKVLRDQGKTIILITHKLREIMAITDTVSVMRRGEMVATRKTAETTVEELAELMVGRRVLLRVQKGEANPGAAVLSVRNLSVKDNRGVTMVDNVSFDVRAGEIVGIAGVAGNGQSELLEAIAGIRKPTSGEILLDGQTIDKADPARLRELGLAHIPEDRHHMGLVLKFEEYENSVLGYHRRPGYSKGPLLDLEAIRKDAMEMIEKYDIRPPNPRLKTANFSGGNQQKIVVAREIERDPKMLIIGQPTRGVDIGAIEFIHRRIIEMRDAGKAILLVSVELDEVRSLSDRILVMFAGHVVGEKTPDAGEQTLGLMMAGIAA, from the coding sequence GTGACAGATAAGCCCGCTATCGAGCTTGTCGGCATCGATAAGAAATTCGGTGCCGTCCATGCCAACAAGGACATCAACCTCACCGTCGCCAGGGGGACGATCCACGGCATCATCGGCGAAAACGGCGCCGGCAAATCGACGCTGATGTCGATCATCTACGGTTTCTACCATGCCGATAGCGGCGAGATCCGCGTCAACGGCAATCCCGTCACCATCCGCGACAGCCAGGCGGCGATCGCCACCGGCATCGGCATGGTGCACCAGCATTTCATGCTGGTCGACAATTTCACGGTGCTTGAGAACATCATGCTCGGCGCCGAAGGCGGCATGCTGCTGGCGAGAGGTGTTGCATCGGCCCGCGCCGAACTCAAGCGGCTGGAAACGGAATACGGTCTCGAGGTCGATCCGGATGCGCTGATCGAAGAGCTTCCGGTCGGCCTGCAGCAGCGCGTCGAAATCCTGAAAGCCATGTATCGCGGCGCCGAGATCCTGATCCTCGACGAACCCACCGGCGTGTTGACGCCGGCAGAGGCCGATCACCTCTTCCGCATCCTCAAGGTGCTGCGCGACCAGGGCAAGACGATCATCCTCATCACCCATAAGCTGCGCGAGATCATGGCGATCACCGATACCGTCTCGGTCATGCGCCGCGGCGAGATGGTCGCGACCCGCAAGACGGCGGAAACGACGGTGGAGGAGCTTGCCGAGCTGATGGTTGGTCGCCGCGTGCTGCTGCGCGTACAGAAAGGCGAGGCGAACCCCGGCGCCGCCGTGCTCTCCGTCCGCAACCTTTCGGTCAAGGACAATCGCGGCGTCACCATGGTCGACAATGTCTCCTTCGACGTGCGCGCCGGCGAGATCGTCGGCATTGCCGGGGTTGCCGGCAACGGCCAGTCCGAATTGCTGGAAGCGATTGCCGGCATCCGCAAGCCGACCTCCGGCGAAATCCTTCTCGACGGCCAGACGATCGACAAGGCCGATCCCGCCCGCCTGCGCGAACTCGGTCTCGCCCATATTCCCGAAGACCGCCACCACATGGGCTTGGTGCTGAAATTTGAGGAATACGAAAATTCCGTGCTCGGCTATCACCGGCGCCCGGGCTACAGCAAAGGTCCGCTACTTGATCTCGAAGCGATCCGCAAGGATGCGATGGAGATGATCGAGAAATACGATATCCGTCCGCCGAACCCGCGGCTGAAGACGGCGAATTTTTCCGGCGGCAACCAGCAGAAGATCGTCGTTGCCCGTGAGATCGAGCGCGATCCGAAGATGCTGATCATCGGCCAGCCGACCCGCGGCGTCGATATTGGCGCCATCGAATTCATCCACCGCCGGATCATCGAAATGCGTGACGCCGGCAAGGCGATCCTGCTCGTCTCCGTCGAACTCGATGAAGTCCGCTCCCTTTCAGACCGTATCCTTGTCATGTTTGCCGGCCATGTGGTCGGCGAGAAGACGCCCGATGCCGGTGAACAGACCCTCGGCCTGATGATGGCCGGCATTGCCGCGTGA
- a CDS encoding ABC transporter permease codes for MSTASVPLPHWINYGLIPLLNLVVAFLISGFVVWLIGESPLDALSLLLEGALGNGEGIGFTLYYATSFIFTGLSVAVAIHAGLFNIGSEGQAYVGGLGCALVALALDRYVPWYVTMPIAVIGAGLFGAAWAFIPAFLQAKRGSHIVITTIMFNYIAAALMVYLLVHVLIVPGKMAPETRTFLEGGQLPKLGWLMTTFGAKLGAAPFNVSFIIALLAAWFVWVLIWRTKLGFEMRTLGVSRTAADYAGIPYARTVIVAMLLSGALAGMMALNPVMGSSARLQVEFVGGAGFVGIAVSLMGRNHPLGIIMAAILFGILYQGGDWVSFEMPNITREMILVIQGLVILFAGALEYMFRPAMVRLYQQFKRG; via the coding sequence ATGAGCACTGCTTCCGTTCCGCTACCACACTGGATCAACTACGGCCTGATTCCGCTTTTAAACCTCGTCGTCGCCTTCCTGATCTCCGGTTTTGTCGTCTGGCTGATCGGCGAAAGCCCGCTAGACGCGCTGTCGCTGCTGCTCGAGGGCGCGCTCGGCAACGGCGAAGGCATCGGCTTCACGCTCTACTATGCGACGAGCTTCATTTTTACTGGCCTCTCCGTCGCGGTGGCAATCCATGCCGGCCTCTTCAACATCGGCTCCGAAGGCCAGGCCTATGTCGGCGGTCTCGGCTGCGCGCTGGTGGCACTGGCGCTCGATCGTTACGTGCCCTGGTATGTGACGATGCCGATCGCCGTCATCGGCGCAGGTCTCTTTGGTGCGGCCTGGGCCTTCATCCCCGCTTTCCTCCAGGCAAAGCGCGGTAGCCACATCGTCATCACGACGATCATGTTCAACTATATCGCCGCCGCCCTCATGGTGTATCTGCTGGTGCACGTGCTGATCGTGCCGGGCAAGATGGCGCCTGAAACCCGCACCTTCCTTGAGGGAGGGCAGCTTCCAAAGCTTGGTTGGCTCATGACGACGTTCGGAGCCAAGCTGGGTGCTGCGCCGTTCAACGTCTCCTTTATCATCGCCCTTCTTGCCGCCTGGTTTGTCTGGGTCCTGATCTGGCGCACCAAGCTCGGCTTCGAGATGCGCACGCTGGGCGTCAGCCGAACGGCGGCCGACTATGCCGGCATCCCCTATGCCCGCACGGTCATTGTCGCCATGCTGCTCTCCGGCGCCCTTGCCGGCATGATGGCGCTGAACCCCGTCATGGGTTCGTCGGCCCGCCTGCAGGTGGAATTCGTCGGTGGTGCCGGCTTCGTCGGCATCGCCGTGTCGCTGATGGGCCGCAACCATCCGCTCGGCATCATCATGGCGGCGATCCTGTTCGGCATCCTCTACCAGGGTGGCGATTGGGTCTCCTTCGAAATGCCGAACATCACCCGCGAGATGATCCTTGTCATCCAGGGTCTGGTGATCCTCTTCGCCGGCGCGCTGGAATACATGTTCCGGCCGGCGATGGTGCGGCTCTACCAACAGTTCAAGCGCGGTTAA